In the Pithys albifrons albifrons isolate INPA30051 chromosome 3, PitAlb_v1, whole genome shotgun sequence genome, one interval contains:
- the MANF gene encoding mesencephalic astrocyte-derived neurotrophic factor, whose amino-acid sequence MRAAHGLCAALALLLLPTGGRALRDGDCEVCVTFLGRFYQSLKDNNVEFTPSSIEKELLKSCKEAKGKENRLCYYIGATSDAATKIINEVSKPMSHHIPVEKICEKLKKKDSQICELKYDKQIDLSTADLRKLRVKELRRILDDWGEVCKGCAEKSDFIRRIHELMPKYAPRAAGARADL is encoded by the exons ATGCGGGCGGCCCACGGGCTCTGCGCGGCGCTGGCCCTGCTCTTGCTGCCGACTGGCGGCCGGGCACTGCGCGACGGGGACTGCGAGG TGTGTGTCACGTTCCTGGGAAGGTTCTACCAGAGTCTAAAGGACAACAACGTTGAATTCACACCTTCCAGTATTGAAAAAGAGCTTTTGAAATCCTGCAAAGAAGCAAAAGGCAAAGAGAACCGCCTG TGCTATTACATTGGGGCCACAAGTGATGCAGCCACCAAAATCATTAATGAGGTGTCAAAGCCCATGAGTCACCACATCCCTGTGGAAAAGATCTGTGAGAAGCTAAAGAAGAAAGACAGTCAGATCTGTGAACTAAAATACG ACAAGCAGATCGACCTGAGCACCGCCGACCTGCGCAAGCTGCGCGTCAAGGAGCTGCGGCGGATCCTCGACGACTGGGGCGAGGTGTGCAAGGGCTGCGCCGAGAAGTCCGACTTCATCCGCAGGATCCACGAACTGATGCCCAAGTACGCGCCGCGGGCGGCCGGCGCCCGGGCGGACCTGTGA